The genomic window GCCACAGGTCCCGGTCGATCTCGTACCCGAGGGCCTTGATGAGGGTGATCGTCCGCTCGTCCGCGACCGGGTTGTGGCGGGACGGGTCGGGGCGTTCAGGCATGTGGTGGATGAACCGGCCGAGGCGGGTGCACAGGTCGGTGTACAGGCGGGTGTGGAGGATCAGGGCGTGCCAGCCCTCGTCCACGACCCGGGACGGGGCGAGGCTACGGCCGGGGTTGGCGGCTGCCGTGGCGACGAACGCGAGCGCACCGGTGACGATACGGCCGGCGAGCTCGGGCTCCATGCCGGGGTTGTTGTCGAGCACGGTGGCGCGGACGTCGTTGAACTGCGCGTCGGACAGTAAGGCGCGTGCGTTGGACATGTGGAAGTCCCCTCGCTGGATGGGCGGGTGGTGGCCCTGGCCAGCCGGGACGGGAATCCTGTGACTGGCCGGGGCTGTGGCAGCGGGCGGCCGGTGTTGCTCGCCGTCGGGCGCCGCGCTTCACCGCACCTCTACCGGTGGTAGACCCGGTGGGTGCGGGGCTCGGCGGGCCAGGACAGGCCCGTGTACTCGTGCAGATGGTCGCCGTCGTGCCCGGGCGGCTGGGTGCAGTTCTTCGCCGGGGCTCCGGTGTACGGCGCCCAGCAGCGGATTACCTTGATGCGGCTCCCGGCCGGCACGGTCGTCACGAGCGGCTCCGCAGCGGGGTGAGGCCGCGCTGTTCCCGGCACGGCGCGCACGCGTACAGCACCACCGGCGGCCCCGAAGTCCGCTCGCCGTACTGGATGAGCTCGGCCGTCTCCGACGAGCCCACGTGCCAGTGACACCACCCTGGATTCGCCGCGTTGACGGCCACGGCGGGCCGGGTTCCCGTCTCCATGCTCACGACGCTAGGAGCACCGTGTGCACCACAGCCAGCAATGTGCACAGATGTACACGCGTCTTGTTTGCACCCTTGATCAGCCAACTGCAACACAAGACGGTGATGTACAGCCCTGAACACCGCGACGACCGGAGGCGGTCATGGCCCTACAGTTCATCGGGATCGACCCGAACACCGGAGACGGCGAAAGCCCCACCGTGTGGGTCGACCAACAGCAGAAGGAACTCGTTCTCCAAGGATGGAAGCCGAGCCCACAACTCGAAGCAGAATGCGCCGCATTCGAGGCACCGGGCCACGCGGTGGGCATCCCCGAGCACGAGGCAGTGATCCGGATCCCCGCGAGGATGGTGCACATGATCAGGGAGGCGTGCGATGTCCTTGAGCGTTCCGACGTGGCCTGAACTCCTCGGTTCCGCGACGCGCTCAGCCGTCCACCTGGAGATGCGCGACACCTACGCCGTTGACTACGAGAAGGGCCCGTTCGCCGAATGGCGGGCGGGGTTCCGCCACGACCCGGCGGACCGTGCGTCCTGGTGGCGGCCGTGGCTCGACCTGATCCAGGAGACCGTAAGCCGCGGCGTCCTGGTCCGCCGGGCCCGCATCGTGTCCGAACCGGTCAGCGAGTACACCCGATTCCTGTACGACGGCACGTTCACCAACATCGCGGCCGGCGAACAGATCCGGTGGCTGCCGCGCCGCCGCGCCTCGGACATCCAGCTCCCGGGCAACGACTTCTGGCTCATCGACGGCCGACTGATCCGGTGGAACCACTTCACCGGCGAGGGCGCCTCGGCCGGCGGAGAGATCAGTGAGGACCCAGCCGCGGCGAAGCTGTGCGCCGACGCGTTCGAGGCGGTGTGGGAGCGCGCTGTCCCGCACAACGAATACAAGATCTGCTAGCGAGAAAGCGGCCAGGCCAGCTCATGCCCATCTCCCCGTCCTCGTCGGCCCAGGCAGCCCGCGAAGCCGTCGCGCAGCGCCTGAAAGAACTCCGTGCCGATACGGGGCTCACCGGACCTGAGCTGGCCGCACACTGCGGCTGGTCCCATCCCAAGACGTACCGGATAGAGGGCGCCCGTACCCCGCCGTCAGCCGACGACATCCGCCGATGGTGCCAGGCATGCGGTGTACCCGGGCAGGCCGACGACATCATCGCCCAGTCCCGCACCGCCGAATCGATGTACGTGGATTGGCGGCGCAAGGTCCGCACCGGGCTGAAGCAGCTGCAGAACAGCTACGTGCCGCTGTTCAAAGCGACGGAGCTGTTCCGGGTCTACTCACCCACCATGGTCCCCGGCCTGATCCAGACCGAGGGCTACGCGCGCGGGCTGATGACCTCTATCACCCGCTTCCGGGACATCCCCAACGACGTCGCCGACGCAGTCACCGCGCGGCTTGAACGGTCCCGGATCATTCACCAGCCGGGGCACCGGTTCACCATGGTCATCGAGGAGGCAGTGCTCCACTACCAGCTGGGGGACAGCGACGCGATGGCCGCGCAGCTCGGCTACCTACTGACCGTCGGCGCTCTCCCGCAGGTGTCGCTGGGCATCATCCCCAGCGCGACCGCGGAGCGCCCCATGTGGCCACAGGAGCTGTTCCACGTGTACGACGACACGCTCGTCTCCGTCGAGCTGCTCGCGGCCCGCGTCCAGGTCACTCAGCCGTCCGAGATTGCTACCTATGTGAAGGCGTTCGAGGAGCTGAGGAGCATGGCCGTGTACGGGGCCGACGCGCGGATACTCATCACCAAGGCGATCGACGCCCTGCACTGACCCCGAACGCACGAAGGCGCCCGCTGCCCGGTCCCGAAGGACGAGAGACGGGGTACAGGCGTACCGCGGCGGCTACCGCTTACGTGGCATGCTCGCAAGCGGCGAGTCCAGAGCAGTTTCTGCGGGTTGGGCCAGCGTCAGCTGCTCCTCCGCGTCCACGGCCGGACCTCAGCAGAGCTTCGTCGCCGCCGATGGCCGGTGGCATCAAGTCAGCTGGATCCCGCCCGCCGTGGGGATGAACAAGGGTATTGAACTGGGCATTCGGGCGCATTTGGAGGATCAGGCATGGGGGCTTGTCACGGTCTGAGTGCAGGGCGTGCAGGCGAGCGATGCACGGTCCGCCAACCCCGCGCTGCTGCGCGGGCTCGGCGGACCGTCGATCGGCCTGCGGTCAGGAGGAGGCGCGGGCCCGGCGGCGGTGGACGGAGTACGCCACCAGGGCGCCGCCGGTCAGGAGTACGGCCGCGCCGATGCCGACGGTGCCGGGGCCGACCTCGCCGCCGGTGACGGCGAGGTCGTCGTCACCGGAGCCACCGGCGCCGTGGGCCGAGGGGCCCGGGGCGGGCTCGGAGGCCGTGGGCTCCGGCTTGGGCTGCTCGGGGACCTGGGTCGGGGTGGGCTTCGGGGACTCGGCCGGCGGGATCGAGGGGGTCGACGGAGTCGACGGGACCGACGGGGCGGACACCTCGGCGGCCATGGGCAGGCAGCCGGTGAAGCCCATCTGGTGGGTCTCCGCGCCGGGGACGGAGACGAGCTCCTTGGCGACGACCGAGCCGTTGACGTGGCCGGGGCCGATCTCGCCGGCCGGGCCCTTGCGGCCGAGCTCGACGGTGGCGTTGGGCGCGAAGATCGTGCCGGGCCAGGACGTGTAGTTCTTCACGACGGACGCGGCCTGCGGGAAGTTCCACAGCAGCTTGGTCCGGGCGTCCTTGAAGGCCGGGCTGCCGGCGGCGTAGTCGTCCTGCACGAAGCTGCCCGCCTGGGTGTCCCAGAGGTTCACTCCGTACGTGGGCGCGGAGTTCATGTCGTACGACGTACCGAGCACGTTGACGAGCGTGGAGGAGCCGGCGGGCACCTTGATGTTGATCTCGGCGGCCTGCTGGAGATCGGCGGCGTTGACGGCGAACACGTTCAGCTCGCCGTCCTCGCCGGTCAGCAGCAGCGAGCGGGAGCCCTCGGGGCGGCCGACGGTGCCGTTGGGCGCGGTGGCGCCCCAGCCCGCGGACAGCGCACGCAGCGTTCCGAACTCCTTGCCGAAGTCGACCGGCGAGGCGCCCTGCGCGTGCTTGCCGTCGACGGCGAAGCTGCCGCCGGCGGCGGAGGCGCCGTCGAGCTTGCCGTAGACGCCGGAGCCCTGGCCGATGACGACCTGGTTGGCGTGGAGGGTGCCGCCGACGACGAGGCTGTGGGAGCCGGGGAGCCGCGTCAGGTCGTCTCCGGTGAGCTTGCTGCCG from Streptomyces formicae includes these protein-coding regions:
- a CDS encoding DUF6879 family protein, encoding MSLSVPTWPELLGSATRSAVHLEMRDTYAVDYEKGPFAEWRAGFRHDPADRASWWRPWLDLIQETVSRGVLVRRARIVSEPVSEYTRFLYDGTFTNIAAGEQIRWLPRRRASDIQLPGNDFWLIDGRLIRWNHFTGEGASAGGEISEDPAAAKLCADAFEAVWERAVPHNEYKIC
- a CDS encoding helix-turn-helix domain-containing protein; this encodes MPISPSSSAQAAREAVAQRLKELRADTGLTGPELAAHCGWSHPKTYRIEGARTPPSADDIRRWCQACGVPGQADDIIAQSRTAESMYVDWRRKVRTGLKQLQNSYVPLFKATELFRVYSPTMVPGLIQTEGYARGLMTSITRFRDIPNDVADAVTARLERSRIIHQPGHRFTMVIEEAVLHYQLGDSDAMAAQLGYLLTVGALPQVSLGIIPSATAERPMWPQELFHVYDDTLVSVELLAARVQVTQPSEIATYVKAFEELRSMAVYGADARILITKAIDALH
- a CDS encoding glycine-rich domain-containing protein; this encodes MSNARALLSDAQFNDVRATVLDNNPGMEPELAGRIVTGALAFVATAAANPGRSLAPSRVVDEGWHALILHTRLYTDLCTRLGRFIHHMPERPDPSRHNPVADERTITLIKALGYEIDRDLWRGPEDELVSVAASCRHSDDTGPIVIIPKPKG
- a CDS encoding choice-of-anchor A family protein — its product is MRTTAVAAVLAATGSLAVAWAPAASATSPCQTGPLGVAGNYAEFVEQDSTRYSDSEGAVAVGGDARFGDAGTGQGFSVGSKLTGDDLTRLPGSHSLVVGGTLHANQVVIGQGSGVYGKLDGASAAGGSFAVDGKHAQGASPVDFGKEFGTLRALSAGWGATAPNGTVGRPEGSRSLLLTGEDGELNVFAVNAADLQQAAEINIKVPAGSSTLVNVLGTSYDMNSAPTYGVNLWDTQAGSFVQDDYAAGSPAFKDARTKLLWNFPQAASVVKNYTSWPGTIFAPNATVELGRKGPAGEIGPGHVNGSVVAKELVSVPGAETHQMGFTGCLPMAAEVSAPSVPSTPSTPSIPPAESPKPTPTQVPEQPKPEPTASEPAPGPSAHGAGGSGDDDLAVTGGEVGPGTVGIGAAVLLTGGALVAYSVHRRRARASS